The segment CTACCGTCCACCCCGCGAACAGCCGCTGGAGCAACTGCTGGAATGGGCACGCCAGGGACTCGAGCACCGGGAGCGGATCGGGCTGGTTTCAGCGGCTGTATCTGATCACAGCCAGATCGACGAGTTGGCTGTACGACTGCGGGAGTTAGGCGCCAAACTCAGCGTCAGTTCCATGCGGGTCGATCCGATTTCCGTGCCGTTGGTCACAGCCTTGCGGGAGAGCGGCACGCGTACGTTGACGATTGCCCCCGAGGCTGGCAGCACCCGGCTGCGCAATGTGATCAACAAAACACAGACCGAGCAGCAGATTCTCGACGCGGTCGATCTGGCGCAGTCACTGGGATTCCCGCAGCTAAAACTATATTTCATGATTGGCCATCCTGGCGAAACCGATGAGGATATCGAGGCCCTTGTCGATCTGACCATGGAGGCCAGAGGGCGATTCAAGCGGCGCCTGGTGATCAATGCCACTCCCTTTGTGCCCAAAGCGCATACCCCGTTCCAGTGGGAGCCCATGACCAAAGTTGATACGCTCAAGCGCCGGCAGCGGGTTATCCAGCGAAGCCTGGCTCGCCAGGGCGTGGATGTGCGCTCCGAATCGGCTCAATGGGCTGCGGTTCAGGGTGTGTTGGCCCGGGGCGACCGGCGCCTGGCGCCGGTGCTGCTGTCGATGGACAAACTTTCCATCGGCAACTTCAAGAGGGCTTTGGCAGAGAATGGCCTCAGCATGGAGGACTATCTGGGTCCAAGGCAAGCGGGAACGGCACAGCCCTGGGACATCGTGGAAAGCGGTGTGTCCACCAACTACTTGCTGTTCGAACACCGGCACGCCCAACGGTTTGAGACTGGTTTGAGCTGCCCGCCCGACTCCAGTGGATGCCTGACGTGCGGTTGTTGTGATACCGATTGGGCCTATCGCGCTGCCAACGGGGTTCCCTTCAGGAGCAAAGGACCGTGGCGGGCACAGGACTGGCGTCCCGCCTCAGGCCCGACCTCTCTGCCGGACGGTTGAGGGTCCCATGTCATCGATTGCTCACATCAAGGCGTAGTCGAAGGTTCAGGAGGTAGGTATGGACGTGCCGACTCCTTCTTTACTGCACTTCCCGAGCCTGGAAGCGCACTCAGGGCTTGTCCATGGCGTTAGCACCAGACAGGGCGGTGTGAGCACCGGTCCCTTTTCCAGCCTCAATCTGGGCTGGACGGTAGGGGATTCACCTGAAAACGTCGAGGCCAACCATGGCCGATTGGCTCGGGCGCTGGCGGTACGCCGGCAGCATCTGACCACCACCTGGCAGGTGCATAGCAATCGGATTCTGAGGGCAGAGATGGCCGACCGGGGCACCATGATCGATAAGGCTGATGGCATCGTGACCAATGTGCCTGACCTGCCGTTGAGCCAACGCTTTGCCGATTGCACGCCGTTGCTTGTGTACGATCCAGGACAGCACGCGGCCGGACTGGCCCATGGAGGCTGGCGGGGCACAGTTGCCAACGTAGCCGGGTCGTTGGTAGCCGCGATGGTGGAAGCCTTCGACAGCCGACCAGAAGAACTGCTGGCGGTAGTAGGACCGGCCATAGGTCCATGTTGCTATGAGGTTGGGCCAGAGGTGATCGCAGCCGTCACGGAGCGCTATCCGCATAAATCGCGCCAGCTGTTGCGCTCCGGCAATGGGCGCCGGTCAAAAAATGGCCGAGCCTGGTTTGATCTATGGGAAAGCAATCGCTGGCAGCTGGCCGAGGCAGGAGTCGAGCAGATCGAGGTGTCCGCTATCTGTACAGCGTGCCATCGCAATCGTTTCTATTCCCACCGTGCCGATGGTGGAAGGACTGGTCGCTTTGGCGCTGTCGTGATGCTCAGGGCGTGATTGCCTGCTTTTCAGTGTGGAGGTGATGTGTCGAATCAGGTCGTTGATATCGCAGCCAATTTGCGGGATATCCGGGAGCGAATGGCTGGCGCGGCAGGCCGTGTCGGGCGACAGCCCGGAGAAATCAGCCTGGTTGCTGTGAGCAAGACCATTCCAGTGGAGTCGATCCTGGCTGCACTGGAGCAAGGTCAGATCGATTTTGGTGAGAATCGGGTGGAGCAGGCCTGGCGGAAATTCGTCGATCCGCAGGTGAGCGATTCTCTGACAAACCTGATCGGGCCCGATCAGACATTTCGCCTGCACCTGATTGGGCCGATCCAGAGTCGCAAGGCAGCTCTTGCCGTTGCCTGCCAGCCAACGCTGGTACATGCAGTCGACCGGGTTAAGATCGCCCGCCGCCTGGATCGTGTGGCTCAGGAAGCCGGGGCTTTAATGAACATCCTGCTCGAGGTCAACGTCTCTGGCGAGATGAGTAAGTTCGGATTTGCGCCGGAGCGGATTGAAGAATCAGCCAGGGAGA is part of the Chloroflexota bacterium genome and harbors:
- a CDS encoding radical SAM protein, with translation MTWEQTAESLRILERERGTIIKDWGGKLPIVLAYPNTYYVGMSSLALQILYRRFNEPSNTVCERVFWDKGGAEAGRSLLSLETSQPVDEFAVWAFTISYEMDYFNVVGMLRQAGVPALAVDRDERWPLLIAGGPGITMNPEPMAPFFDAIVVGEGEEVVDTLVDTIRDVGDEDRSDLIAALDRIEGVYVPALVPQYSATPGSRQIKRLWVRRLENYSTVSSLYTPDTEFGGLHLMEIARGCGRGCRFCLAGYVYRPPREQPLEQLLEWARQGLEHRERIGLVSAAVSDHSQIDELAVRLRELGAKLSVSSMRVDPISVPLVTALRESGTRTLTIAPEAGSTRLRNVINKTQTEQQILDAVDLAQSLGFPQLKLYFMIGHPGETDEDIEALVDLTMEARGRFKRRLVINATPFVPKAHTPFQWEPMTKVDTLKRRQRVIQRSLARQGVDVRSESAQWAAVQGVLARGDRRLAPVLLSMDKLSIGNFKRALAENGLSMEDYLGPRQAGTAQPWDIVESGVSTNYLLFEHRHAQRFETGLSCPPDSSGCLTCGCCDTDWAYRAANGVPFRSKGPWRAQDWRPASGPTSLPDG
- the pgeF gene encoding peptidoglycan editing factor PgeF encodes the protein MDVPTPSLLHFPSLEAHSGLVHGVSTRQGGVSTGPFSSLNLGWTVGDSPENVEANHGRLARALAVRRQHLTTTWQVHSNRILRAEMADRGTMIDKADGIVTNVPDLPLSQRFADCTPLLVYDPGQHAAGLAHGGWRGTVANVAGSLVAAMVEAFDSRPEELLAVVGPAIGPCCYEVGPEVIAAVTERYPHKSRQLLRSGNGRRSKNGRAWFDLWESNRWQLAEAGVEQIEVSAICTACHRNRFYSHRADGGRTGRFGAVVMLRA
- a CDS encoding YggS family pyridoxal phosphate-dependent enzyme, whose protein sequence is MSNQVVDIAANLRDIRERMAGAAGRVGRQPGEISLVAVSKTIPVESILAALEQGQIDFGENRVEQAWRKFVDPQVSDSLTNLIGPDQTFRLHLIGPIQSRKAALAVACQPTLVHAVDRVKIARRLDRVAQEAGALMNILLEVNVSGEMSKFGFAPERIEESAREINSLSGLRISGLMTMPPFDPDPEMARPHFAALRDLRDRLSQGLPEADWHHLSMGMSHDFEVAIEEGATIVRVGTAIFGSRL